From a single Vibrio toranzoniae genomic region:
- the hsdR gene encoding type I restriction-modification system endonuclease — protein sequence MQKSNFEFLKGVNDFLYAIARAAEKNYPDDPNTTLVKLRIFGEATAKHLAKLLDIEVSENQHELLRELGKIPFVDDSILNVFHKLRKIGNQAVHEYHDDLQDAEMCLRFAFRLAVWYYRLVTKNYDFPVPQFVLPSSDSGEQFEQEVLSLKHELALARQSESQAKEQSKAELEAQQAKLTALNGYISVLESKQEETHDQSQARISALEAKLKEQETELSKKTEVERKAYKKQIIEEAKSRPLNLSEDETRYLIDNQLRKAGWDADTKKLNFANGTRPEVGRNIAIAEWPTGKDATGKTGFADYVLFVGLKPMGVIEAKKNNKDVSAKLTEAYRYSKYFDNDFLRSELQQAANGQDELDQVAEALPTYLPSWADSQGSSALKTREFKIPFCFSANGRGYKAAAKTKSGIWYRDVRHATNMPKALPEWHRPEELVAKLESDDQLTNNWFSRNADMSDLGLRYYQEEAVQATEQAIVNGQQDILLAMATGTGKTRTAIALMYRLIQSQRFKRVLFLVDRTSLGKQALDSFEDTNIKGDTFNSIFNVKGLTDRFPEDSTKIHVATVQSLVKRTLQSDEVMPVGRYDCIIVDEAHRGYILDKEQTEGEEKFRSEQDFISSYRRIIDHFDAVKVALTATPALHTIDIFGGEQKKPVYRYSYRKAVIDGYLTDQEPPIRIITKLSESGLYLSQGSEVQRLSNQGELINDTLDDEQGFEVADFNRALIASNFNKVVCEELVNYINPVKHVDPANPQKTLVFCVNNTHADSVVEELRTVFKAKYPQLEHDAIIKITGDSDKDSTKVQSMITRFKKERLPNIVVTVDLLTTGIDIPSICNLVFMRKVRSRILYEQMKGRATRLCPAVGKTSFKIFDAVDLYSTLQSVDTMRPVVVRPKVELQTLVNEITDSETYKVIEADGRSFAEHSHEQLVAKLQRISSHAEFNLLKSRDIDNQIKRFDEICQDSAGCNFASLAKTLKQKGPKWSAEVFNKVTNMVGRLEQLKQEINDLRDMPIFTDVDDSLLRVETVYGEHETAQDFLEAFDALVDKSSNQQEALDVIINRPRDLTRKGLLELQEWFDAQNFNEPTLKKAWKETKNQDVAARLIGHIRQAAIGDALLPFEDRVDLALDKIKAQKEWSDEQLNWLDRLASSIKEKVVLDDGTFKTGNYKRKGGQRKLMNVFNDELDSILTQFNEYMWDEPA from the coding sequence ATGCAAAAATCAAACTTCGAATTCCTCAAAGGCGTTAACGATTTCTTGTACGCTATTGCTCGCGCAGCAGAAAAAAACTATCCAGATGATCCAAACACCACGCTAGTTAAATTACGTATCTTTGGTGAAGCGACAGCCAAGCACTTAGCTAAGCTGCTAGATATCGAAGTTTCTGAAAACCAGCATGAACTCTTACGTGAACTAGGCAAAATTCCTTTCGTTGATGACAGCATACTCAACGTCTTCCATAAGCTACGCAAAATAGGCAACCAAGCCGTACATGAATATCATGACGACCTTCAAGATGCTGAAATGTGTTTACGTTTTGCTTTTCGCTTAGCGGTTTGGTACTACCGACTTGTTACCAAAAACTATGACTTTCCTGTCCCTCAGTTTGTTTTACCAAGCTCAGATAGCGGTGAACAGTTTGAACAAGAAGTGTTGTCACTGAAGCATGAATTGGCATTAGCTCGTCAAAGCGAAAGCCAAGCGAAAGAACAGTCGAAAGCAGAGTTAGAAGCGCAACAGGCGAAACTGACAGCGCTTAACGGCTACATCTCCGTTTTAGAGAGTAAGCAAGAAGAAACACACGATCAGTCTCAAGCCCGAATTAGCGCACTAGAGGCCAAACTCAAAGAGCAGGAAACTGAGCTATCTAAGAAGACTGAAGTCGAACGTAAAGCTTATAAGAAACAAATTATCGAAGAGGCTAAGTCGCGTCCTCTAAATCTAAGCGAAGATGAAACTCGCTATCTAATTGATAACCAGCTGCGCAAGGCCGGCTGGGATGCAGATACCAAAAAGCTAAATTTTGCCAATGGTACAAGGCCAGAAGTCGGTCGCAATATTGCCATCGCAGAGTGGCCAACAGGCAAAGATGCAACCGGTAAGACAGGCTTTGCTGATTATGTATTATTTGTCGGCTTAAAGCCGATGGGTGTTATTGAAGCGAAAAAAAACAACAAAGATGTTTCAGCGAAGCTGACAGAGGCTTACCGTTACAGTAAGTATTTTGACAATGATTTTCTGCGTTCAGAATTACAGCAAGCCGCGAACGGCCAAGATGAACTCGACCAAGTAGCTGAAGCTTTACCTACTTATTTACCTTCGTGGGCGGACTCCCAAGGCTCCTCTGCGCTTAAAACACGAGAATTTAAAATCCCATTCTGTTTTTCTGCCAATGGTCGTGGTTATAAAGCGGCAGCGAAAACCAAAAGTGGTATCTGGTATCGAGACGTTCGTCATGCCACCAATATGCCGAAGGCATTGCCTGAATGGCACCGACCTGAAGAGTTAGTTGCCAAGCTGGAAAGTGATGATCAGCTAACCAACAACTGGTTTAGCCGAAATGCAGACATGAGCGACCTCGGTTTACGCTACTACCAAGAAGAAGCGGTGCAAGCGACCGAGCAAGCTATTGTTAATGGTCAGCAAGATATCTTGTTGGCCATGGCGACAGGTACTGGTAAAACACGTACTGCGATTGCCTTAATGTATCGCCTTATTCAGTCTCAGCGATTTAAGCGCGTTCTGTTCTTGGTCGATCGTACCTCTCTTGGTAAGCAGGCACTTGATTCATTCGAAGACACGAATATCAAAGGGGACACTTTTAACTCTATCTTTAATGTGAAAGGGTTAACGGATCGCTTCCCAGAAGACAGCACCAAGATACATGTTGCCACCGTGCAGTCTCTCGTTAAGCGTACGCTACAAAGTGATGAAGTCATGCCAGTAGGGCGTTACGACTGCATTATTGTTGATGAAGCTCATCGTGGCTACATTCTTGATAAAGAGCAAACGGAAGGAGAAGAGAAGTTCAGAAGTGAACAAGACTTTATCTCTTCTTATCGCCGTATCATCGATCACTTTGATGCGGTGAAAGTTGCGTTAACGGCAACACCTGCGCTGCACACCATTGATATTTTTGGCGGCGAGCAGAAGAAGCCCGTTTACCGCTATAGCTACCGAAAAGCGGTAATCGACGGTTACTTAACCGATCAAGAACCTCCAATCCGCATCATCACCAAACTCAGCGAGTCTGGGTTGTATCTCTCTCAAGGTAGCGAGGTTCAGCGACTTTCTAATCAAGGTGAGTTAATCAATGACACCTTAGACGACGAACAAGGCTTTGAAGTTGCGGATTTCAACCGTGCGCTCATCGCTTCAAACTTCAATAAAGTGGTGTGTGAAGAGTTGGTTAATTACATAAACCCTGTGAAGCATGTCGATCCAGCGAATCCTCAAAAAACCTTAGTATTCTGTGTGAACAACACTCATGCCGACTCTGTGGTCGAAGAGCTGCGTACTGTGTTCAAAGCCAAATATCCCCAGCTTGAGCACGATGCGATCATTAAAATCACTGGTGATTCAGACAAAGATTCCACCAAAGTACAATCTATGATCACTCGCTTTAAAAAAGAGCGCTTACCCAACATAGTCGTCACTGTGGATTTGCTCACAACGGGAATTGATATACCAAGCATCTGTAACTTAGTGTTTATGCGTAAAGTGCGCAGCCGTATCTTGTATGAGCAGATGAAAGGCCGTGCGACGCGCTTATGCCCAGCCGTCGGCAAAACATCATTCAAAATTTTCGATGCGGTTGACCTGTATTCCACACTGCAAAGTGTCGATACCATGCGCCCAGTGGTGGTTCGCCCAAAGGTAGAGCTGCAAACCTTAGTTAACGAAATTACGGATTCTGAAACCTATAAGGTCATTGAGGCAGACGGTCGAAGCTTTGCAGAGCACAGCCATGAACAGCTGGTTGCCAAGCTACAACGAATCTCAAGCCACGCGGAGTTTAACCTACTTAAATCACGTGATATAGATAACCAAATCAAACGCTTTGATGAAATTTGCCAAGACTCAGCAGGTTGTAACTTTGCGAGCCTTGCGAAAACACTCAAGCAAAAAGGCCCCAAATGGTCGGCGGAAGTGTTCAACAAGGTGACCAATATGGTCGGCCGTTTAGAGCAGCTTAAGCAAGAGATTAACGATTTGCGTGATATGCCAATCTTTACCGATGTGGACGATTCGTTATTGCGAGTAGAGACCGTGTATGGCGAGCATGAAACCGCGCAAGATTTCTTAGAAGCTTTTGATGCGCTGGTGGATAAATCATCCAACCAACAAGAGGCGTTAGATGTGATCATCAACCGCCCAAGGGATTTAACTCGTAAAGGTTTGCTAGAACTGCAAGAGTGGTTCGATGCACAAAACTTCAATGAACCAACGCTTAAAAAAGCGTGGAAAGAGACCAAAAACCAAGATGTAGCAGCGCGCTTAATTGGCCACATTCGACAAGCGGCGATTGGTGATGCATTGCTGCCATTCGAAGATCGAGTGGATCTCGCGTTAGATAAAATCAAAGCACAAAAAGAGTGGAGTGACGAGCAACTAAATTGGCTCGATCGCCTAGCGTCATCCATTAAAGAAAAAGTGGTACTCGACGATGGCACCTTTAAAACGGGCAACTACAAGCGTAAAGGTGGTCAACGTAAGCTGATGAACGTCTTTAATGATGAATTAGACAGCATACTCACTCAATTCAATGAATATATGTGGGATGAACCTGCCTAG
- a CDS encoding EH signature domain-containing protein — protein sequence MTSNGYSFSQPELPKRVSLLEQPQSLVEQRLVDMPLPSFPAKGLLEIVELVQQERYQDIHIFEWLDVLQDEGQWAELDQATLSSVLPSVWKGITASQKLSEITFFKIALALDGKKSDIVPGIINSLEIVKNRTQMLSRHDAIKARWLLALQSSDLATLARYCYESGCTAEDMLTNYQLPLSNGYSNNISEFLFGCLDVANLDKQDDQWLASYFYSYKVSAHRMDFCRNLILEVGHYNYGESCHQIVEANCLPFSKNSYWNQLPHDAKVILKQKYDLTCYYDLQTISSILYSNETSEALGLTEYEVKQIKDRSLFWSNYSSRFSRVRVLLPVQTHDYLAHNDIELPDFIHRFAEEKQSNVETYVFELDGVLAVEFLRGETTDTRFFKKTSINVQQLFDSPSISVDAIRAMSQLEVHDHLDYWQHFCEKLLREKLSVLPNSGTTQFRGLSVDLGRYWDDFGLAKLTLEMLSIRQKAMQAWIEKFWEAEYATGKFGEIRGLAKRSQVYHMQALEAEQLGNKEDYEHLIRKAANQGNPDAMYRTGISVLKLSRSDRKLKQSGEDWIVKAANLAHIAAQEFVKKFRLSGFDPKSRANNHDQEKVIQSNQDTSLREKADKGDVLAMCLYGNTLIPSRREFDKRKGLEYLTKASNQAPSECKPRLWEAYDLALNSNSIDMACEILKLLVQGGDNSALLELGKQLVRDVSVDINEGLTLLWQAHEEGSLEAKTVLWETVEKARHKNAESNYKTTLHYLSGIGELEATYQLAAHLLKSDDVGERQSGMDLMRSAARKGHDKASKLLR from the coding sequence TTGACTAGTAACGGCTATAGCTTTTCTCAACCAGAGCTACCTAAACGAGTCAGCTTACTTGAGCAACCACAAAGTTTAGTTGAACAGAGGCTTGTGGATATGCCTTTACCTAGCTTTCCTGCTAAGGGCCTGTTGGAAATAGTTGAGTTGGTCCAACAAGAAAGATATCAGGACATTCACATCTTTGAGTGGCTTGATGTTCTGCAGGATGAAGGTCAGTGGGCAGAATTAGACCAAGCTACACTCTCGAGCGTGCTACCTAGTGTTTGGAAAGGGATTACAGCAAGCCAGAAGCTCAGTGAAATCACATTCTTCAAAATTGCGTTAGCCTTAGATGGAAAGAAGAGTGATATTGTCCCTGGCATAATCAACTCGCTGGAAATTGTCAAAAACCGTACTCAAATGTTAAGTCGGCATGATGCAATAAAAGCGCGTTGGCTACTTGCACTGCAAAGTTCTGACTTAGCCACGCTTGCTCGTTATTGCTATGAGTCGGGTTGTACCGCAGAAGATATGTTGACAAATTATCAACTGCCACTTTCAAATGGCTACAGCAATAACATATCCGAATTCCTCTTTGGGTGCCTCGATGTCGCAAACTTAGACAAACAGGACGATCAATGGCTGGCTAGCTACTTCTACAGTTATAAAGTATCTGCTCATCGTATGGATTTTTGTAGAAACTTAATTCTTGAAGTAGGCCATTATAATTATGGAGAAAGCTGTCACCAGATTGTCGAAGCAAATTGCCTTCCATTTAGTAAAAACAGCTATTGGAATCAGTTACCTCATGACGCTAAGGTCATTCTAAAGCAAAAATATGACCTGACTTGTTACTACGACTTACAAACAATATCTTCAATACTCTATTCAAATGAAACCTCTGAAGCATTAGGTCTAACGGAATACGAAGTTAAGCAAATAAAGGACCGTTCATTATTTTGGTCAAACTATAGTTCTCGATTTAGTCGTGTAAGAGTACTACTACCAGTTCAAACTCATGACTATCTAGCTCACAATGACATCGAGTTGCCAGATTTTATCCACCGCTTTGCGGAAGAAAAGCAAAGTAATGTGGAAACCTATGTGTTTGAGCTTGATGGGGTACTTGCTGTTGAATTCCTAAGGGGGGAGACAACAGATACAAGATTCTTCAAGAAAACGAGTATAAACGTACAGCAATTGTTCGATTCGCCTTCGATCTCTGTTGATGCTATTAGAGCAATGTCGCAGCTTGAGGTACATGATCATTTGGATTATTGGCAGCATTTCTGTGAAAAACTTTTGCGCGAAAAATTATCTGTATTACCAAATAGTGGTACTACTCAGTTTAGGGGGCTTTCTGTCGATTTAGGCCGATATTGGGATGATTTTGGCTTAGCAAAGCTAACCTTGGAAATGCTTTCAATTAGACAAAAAGCCATGCAAGCATGGATAGAAAAATTTTGGGAAGCAGAATATGCAACCGGAAAATTTGGTGAGATTCGTGGCTTGGCTAAACGTAGCCAAGTTTATCATATGCAAGCGTTAGAGGCTGAACAACTAGGGAATAAGGAAGACTATGAACATTTGATCCGGAAAGCCGCAAATCAAGGCAACCCAGATGCGATGTATAGAACAGGGATCTCTGTCCTTAAGTTGAGTCGTTCTGATCGTAAATTGAAGCAGAGTGGAGAAGATTGGATCGTGAAGGCGGCTAACTTAGCCCATATTGCAGCTCAAGAGTTCGTTAAAAAGTTTAGATTGTCAGGCTTTGACCCTAAATCACGAGCTAACAATCACGACCAAGAAAAAGTAATACAGTCAAATCAAGACACATCACTTCGGGAGAAAGCTGATAAGGGCGATGTTTTAGCAATGTGTTTATATGGCAATACGCTAATTCCTTCTAGACGAGAATTTGATAAACGCAAAGGACTCGAATACCTGACTAAAGCTTCTAATCAAGCACCTTCGGAATGTAAGCCTAGACTTTGGGAGGCGTATGATCTCGCACTGAATTCTAACAGCATAGATATGGCCTGCGAAATACTGAAGTTGTTAGTTCAAGGCGGGGATAATTCTGCATTATTAGAACTAGGGAAGCAGTTAGTCAGAGATGTATCTGTAGATATTAATGAAGGCTTAACCCTTCTTTGGCAAGCACATGAAGAGGGAAGTCTAGAGGCTAAAACGGTCTTGTGGGAAACGGTTGAAAAGGCAAGGCATAAAAATGCTGAATCGAATTATAAGACCACACTACATTACTTATCTGGCATTGGAGAGTTGGAAGCGACCTATCAATTAGCTGCGCACCTTTTAAAATCGGACGATGTGGGAGAGCGCCAGTCCGGTATGGATCTTATGCGCTCTGCAGCAAGGAAAGGACATGACAAAGCTTCCAAGCTATTACGTTAG
- the tnpC gene encoding IS66 family transposase produces the protein MPNKNKEDELALLRSKVTELESTVLTLRQSLSESELTIQSLVEKLNLARRKRFGSSSETLPPQDLEFNEAETHADTIGEEEAPDNPNDDASEAENTSSETKRRGRPKLPEDLPRERVVVDIPESEKTCSCCQSILCRMGQSTSEKLVYIPAKLYVEVTERPKYVCRQCDALGEKSVVAMAPPPASIIPKSIATPSLLAQIITNKYHYALPLYRQESLFRQYGLALSRKTMSQWILRCADKVEPLIALLKETLLAQDVLFADETTLTVLDDERKKSYIWLYGCGPDRGGNAQSPGIVLFDYQEGSRGHHCPQSYLSNYTGYLHVDGYKAYEKTEAKLVGCWAHARRKFIEAEQSQPKGKQGKGGKIQWAVSWFQKLYRVEQALKDKTREERYVTRQSKTQSLLNEFKAWLDKSVTQVPPKSKLGEAISYSLNQWSKLVRVIDDGRLSMDNNRAERSVRPFTVGRNNWLFSKTHNGARASAVLYSLIETAKANDCEPYEYLEYVLREIPKLKSEDDHGHLLPWKMPKTE, from the coding sequence ATGCCAAATAAAAATAAAGAAGATGAGCTAGCGCTCTTACGTTCAAAAGTGACTGAGCTTGAATCTACGGTACTCACACTTCGCCAATCTCTAAGCGAGAGCGAATTAACCATCCAATCGCTGGTTGAAAAACTCAACCTAGCGCGGCGTAAACGCTTTGGTAGCAGTAGTGAAACCCTGCCCCCTCAGGACTTAGAGTTCAATGAGGCGGAGACTCATGCCGATACGATAGGTGAAGAGGAAGCACCCGATAATCCGAATGATGACGCTTCGGAAGCGGAAAACACTTCATCCGAGACAAAACGTCGTGGTCGCCCAAAGCTTCCCGAAGACCTGCCACGAGAGCGAGTCGTGGTGGACATACCAGAATCAGAAAAAACCTGCTCGTGTTGTCAGTCGATACTCTGCAGGATGGGGCAAAGCACCAGTGAAAAACTGGTGTATATCCCGGCCAAGTTGTATGTCGAAGTCACTGAAAGACCCAAATACGTCTGTCGTCAATGTGACGCGTTAGGAGAGAAGAGTGTTGTTGCAATGGCTCCACCGCCAGCATCGATTATCCCGAAAAGCATCGCGACTCCCTCTTTGCTTGCGCAAATTATCACGAACAAATACCACTATGCCCTGCCTCTCTATCGTCAAGAATCGCTGTTCAGACAATATGGGCTAGCGCTCAGCCGAAAAACGATGAGTCAATGGATACTGCGTTGCGCTGATAAGGTAGAGCCGTTAATCGCCTTACTGAAAGAAACCCTCCTTGCTCAAGATGTTCTGTTCGCGGACGAGACCACGTTGACCGTGCTCGATGACGAAAGAAAGAAAAGTTACATCTGGTTATATGGGTGTGGTCCAGACCGGGGTGGTAATGCGCAATCCCCTGGTATCGTCTTGTTCGACTATCAGGAAGGGAGTCGGGGGCATCACTGCCCTCAATCGTATCTGTCAAACTACACTGGATACCTTCATGTTGATGGGTATAAAGCGTATGAAAAGACAGAGGCGAAGTTGGTGGGTTGCTGGGCTCATGCAAGACGCAAGTTCATAGAGGCAGAGCAGAGCCAACCAAAAGGCAAGCAAGGAAAAGGGGGTAAAATCCAGTGGGCAGTGAGTTGGTTCCAAAAGCTCTATCGTGTTGAACAAGCACTCAAAGATAAGACGAGGGAAGAGCGATATGTTACCCGCCAATCAAAGACTCAGTCTCTGCTCAATGAATTCAAGGCGTGGTTAGATAAATCGGTCACTCAGGTGCCCCCTAAAAGTAAATTGGGTGAGGCGATTAGCTACAGTCTCAATCAATGGTCGAAGCTAGTAAGAGTTATCGATGATGGCCGGTTAAGCATGGATAATAACCGAGCGGAACGTTCAGTACGTCCGTTCACGGTAGGACGGAACAACTGGTTGTTCTCAAAGACTCATAATGGAGCCCGCGCCAGTGCAGTGTTGTACAGTCTTATCGAAACCGCGAAGGCTAACGACTGTGAGCCGTATGAGTACCTCGAATACGTGCTACGAGAAATCCCGAAACTGAAGAGTGAGGATGACCATGGTCATCTTCTACCTTGGAAAATGCCAAAGACGGAATAG
- the tnpB gene encoding IS66 family insertion sequence element accessory protein TnpB (TnpB, as the term is used for proteins encoded by IS66 family insertion elements, is considered an accessory protein, since TnpC, encoded by a neighboring gene, is a DDE family transposase.) produces MKMFPDISVIYLHKAPVDFRKGINGLSFIVEQNMNLNPFSEALFVFSNRTRDKLKVLYWQRNGFCLWQKRLEKDKFAWPRKMPGKTLSLTEEQWHWLLDGLDIEKMKPHQTLNYQSLN; encoded by the coding sequence ATGAAAATGTTCCCTGATATCTCTGTTATCTATCTCCACAAGGCGCCCGTCGATTTTAGAAAGGGCATTAACGGCTTGAGCTTTATTGTTGAACAGAATATGAACCTTAATCCCTTCTCTGAAGCGCTATTTGTCTTCTCTAATCGCACGCGGGATAAGCTCAAAGTTCTCTACTGGCAGCGTAATGGCTTTTGCCTCTGGCAAAAGCGACTCGAAAAAGACAAGTTCGCTTGGCCAAGAAAAATGCCAGGGAAAACCCTCTCATTAACGGAAGAGCAGTGGCATTGGTTGCTTGATGGGCTCGATATTGAAAAAATGAAACCCCATCAAACATTGAATTACCAAAGTCTTAATTAA
- the tnpA gene encoding IS66 family insertion sequence element accessory protein TnpA, translating into MSQHRSQQEWLRLVQKYYNSEQSAAQFCLEHNLHPKTFDNNRRKLHHLVNLPKKREDSLSEFVVVEKTAMLNTKTEQLPPSTLPTELRLEAGACSLHVPRDVAPQWLGLLLKELAVV; encoded by the coding sequence ATGTCTCAGCATAGATCTCAGCAAGAATGGCTACGCCTTGTTCAGAAGTATTACAATAGTGAGCAGTCTGCCGCTCAGTTTTGTTTAGAGCACAATCTTCATCCAAAAACATTTGATAACAACCGTCGCAAACTACACCACTTAGTCAACCTGCCTAAAAAACGAGAAGATTCACTTTCTGAATTCGTTGTTGTTGAAAAAACAGCCATGCTAAACACCAAAACCGAGCAACTGCCTCCCTCTACGTTACCTACGGAATTACGCCTTGAAGCGGGAGCATGCTCTCTTCATGTACCTCGTGATGTAGCACCTCAGTGGCTCGGTCTTCTATTGAAGGAGCTTGCTGTTGTATGA
- a CDS encoding OmpA/MotB family protein yields the protein MRALRNSSDAGDTDESGVWLSIGDLMSVLLMIFALLLISALVQISEVYEESQNTRVVIIKGINDALTSAGIEVKADGETGDISITDSILFDLNDHELKLSGQEFLEKFIPVYSNVIFQSDATADEVSRIVIEGHSSSEGAFDRNMELSVLRANSVIAFVNSMKFDHKHQFFEKAVISGRGPIEANQNEAKAADRKVMFRFQFKDDEFLGHFSEVKSKRL from the coding sequence ATGCGTGCGCTTAGAAATTCCTCTGACGCAGGTGACACTGATGAATCAGGGGTTTGGTTATCTATTGGTGACCTAATGTCTGTCCTATTGATGATATTTGCTTTGTTATTGATCAGTGCTTTAGTACAAATTTCGGAAGTATACGAAGAGAGCCAGAATACTAGAGTAGTTATAATCAAAGGCATTAATGATGCGTTAACGTCAGCAGGTATTGAAGTTAAAGCTGATGGAGAAACGGGTGATATATCAATCACGGATTCGATTCTTTTCGACCTAAATGACCACGAGCTGAAGCTATCAGGACAAGAGTTCCTCGAAAAGTTTATCCCTGTTTACTCAAATGTTATTTTTCAGTCGGATGCTACAGCCGATGAAGTAAGCCGCATTGTTATTGAAGGACATTCAAGTTCAGAAGGGGCTTTTGATAGAAATATGGAATTGAGTGTATTACGTGCAAACAGTGTGATTGCATTTGTAAATTCAATGAAATTTGACCATAAGCATCAATTTTTTGAAAAAGCTGTAATTTCGGGTCGTGGACCCATTGAAGCAAATCAAAATGAAGCAAAAGCAGCAGACCGAAAAGTTATGTTTAGATTTCAATTCAAAGATGATGAGTTTTTGGGACATTTTTCAGAGGTGAAGAGTAAGCGTCTTTAA
- a CDS encoding HNH endonuclease, protein MKLSISFGSLKNAINLMEPDQKGEFKLELQETQMEKLDIELAEGKDVELKDVDVDSGLLSYKGRNVSLYIKANGSSARFHVADCKTLQSMRANGRFERYVVTNDTSGEFIVASGYGETKAKLKVCQNCLRQLNYKGCNTGTLISSIVQQFDMAQFFATYSSFFPHLPSRQAETAETGYTEDWAKVSSHYRVERDFTCQQCHLKLRAHRNLLHVHHISGVKSDNRPKNLKALCIDCHSKQPMHSHMALSHAERQLINNLRQEQGLLDDLSGWQELFDYSDPGVHGVLHACKKAYLNRPEINHFIIDRFGDFAARLELAWPENKFGIAISENDIEDAQEAGWEVVSVNDFLQNYRTRAHHLRA, encoded by the coding sequence ATGAAGTTGAGTATAAGTTTTGGCAGTTTGAAAAATGCGATTAACTTGATGGAGCCTGATCAAAAAGGCGAATTCAAGCTTGAGTTACAAGAGACGCAAATGGAAAAGCTCGATATAGAGCTTGCTGAAGGTAAAGACGTTGAATTAAAAGACGTTGATGTAGATTCGGGATTATTGAGTTACAAAGGGCGAAATGTTTCTCTCTATATTAAAGCAAACGGCAGCAGTGCTCGTTTCCACGTGGCTGATTGTAAAACGTTACAGAGTATGAGAGCGAACGGTCGCTTTGAACGCTATGTCGTTACTAATGATACATCCGGTGAGTTTATAGTAGCTTCTGGCTATGGAGAGACGAAGGCTAAGCTTAAAGTCTGTCAGAACTGTTTAAGACAGTTGAATTACAAAGGGTGCAATACAGGCACACTGATAAGTTCGATTGTTCAACAATTCGACATGGCTCAATTTTTTGCAACCTACAGTTCATTCTTTCCCCATCTACCTTCTAGGCAAGCTGAAACCGCAGAAACCGGTTATACAGAAGATTGGGCGAAAGTATCTTCACACTATCGTGTCGAGCGAGATTTTACTTGTCAGCAGTGTCATTTGAAACTTAGAGCACACCGAAATTTGTTACATGTCCACCATATTAGCGGAGTTAAATCTGACAACCGCCCCAAAAATCTAAAAGCGCTCTGTATTGATTGTCATAGCAAACAACCTATGCATTCCCACATGGCTCTTAGCCACGCCGAAAGGCAGTTGATCAACAATTTACGTCAAGAACAAGGGTTACTAGATGATCTAAGTGGTTGGCAAGAACTATTTGATTATTCGGATCCAGGGGTCCATGGTGTGCTTCACGCATGTAAAAAAGCCTATTTGAATCGCCCTGAGATAAATCACTTCATAATTGATAGATTTGGTGATTTTGCTGCAAGACTTGAATTAGCTTGGCCTGAAAACAAATTTGGAATTGCGATTTCAGAGAATGATATTGAAGACGCACAAGAAGCCGGGTGGGAGGTCGTATCGGTCAATGACTTCTTGCAAAATTATCGTACGCGAGCACATCATTTAAGAGCATAA
- a CDS encoding OmpA family protein, giving the protein MEKLFGSSKRPSDSGEHWMSVSDLMAGLMMVFLFISVALMRDAMVERDKIKEVAETYQQTQEAIYVALFKEFEVDLKKWGAEIDRDTLSVNFTAPDVLFANGKANLTGNFQTILDDFFPRYLKVLDSYKPIIQEIKIEGHTSSKWNHDSTDYEAYFNNMRLSQSRTRAVLGYVMLLPNVAEQHYSWVKANVAAVGYSSSKLATNEEGLEDEDRSRRVSFRVITNAEEQIRKILGAS; this is encoded by the coding sequence ATGGAAAAGCTATTTGGTTCTTCAAAACGCCCTAGTGATAGCGGTGAACATTGGATGTCAGTTTCAGATTTGATGGCTGGCTTAATGATGGTCTTTCTTTTCATCTCTGTTGCGCTTATGCGAGACGCGATGGTTGAGCGCGATAAGATTAAAGAGGTCGCAGAGACTTATCAGCAAACACAAGAAGCTATCTATGTTGCTCTTTTTAAAGAGTTCGAGGTTGATTTAAAAAAGTGGGGGGCTGAGATTGACCGCGATACATTGAGCGTCAACTTCACAGCTCCTGACGTTTTGTTTGCTAATGGTAAAGCGAACCTTACAGGTAACTTTCAAACTATCTTAGATGATTTCTTTCCACGCTATTTGAAAGTGCTCGACAGCTACAAGCCTATTATTCAAGAGATAAAAATTGAAGGGCATACATCAAGTAAGTGGAATCATGATTCTACGGACTATGAAGCCTATTTCAATAACATGCGCTTGTCTCAATCGCGAACCCGCGCAGTTTTAGGTTATGTAATGTTGTTGCCTAACGTTGCTGAACAGCATTATAGCTGGGTAAAAGCTAACGTAGCAGCAGTAGGTTATTCATCTTCTAAGTTGGCAACAAATGAAGAAGGCCTTGAAGACGAAGATCGTTCTAGGCGCGTGTCTTTCCGTGTCATCACTAATGCTGAAGAACAGATCCGTAAGATTTTGGGTGCTTCATGA